The genomic segment GCTGTCGATAGCTTGGTTGGTAGCAGGCGATATTGGGGAGATTGTTTGATCCAACCACTCAGAACACTTGCATCGGCGGCGAAGGCTGTGGCTGTATTATTTTCTAACTTTTCTTGCCCTTCTTGGTAAGATTGGACTCCCACTAACTCAGCCTTGGGGAGATAATAACGTACTTGAGCGATCGCATCAGAATTGTTGAGGACAGCTATTTTACGGTTAGCTAAATCTTGAATTTCTTTTACAGAAGTATCTTTAGTAATCAAGTACGTGCCATCCAAATAATAAGGCACACTGAAACTTACTAACCGGGAACGTGCCTCAGTAGCCGTGACTCTAGCAATAGCAAAATCAACTTGATGCTTTAAGACTACAGATAAGCGATCGCGATTTGCTACAGGCTGTAATTTCACCGCTTCGGCTTTCCCTAGCAAATCGGCGGCTAAACGTTGCGCCAAATCAATTTCCAAGCCTTGAAGATTGCCGTTAGCGTCCCTAAATCCCAAGGGAGGCAAATTATCTTTAACGGCAATTTTAAAATAGCCCCGCCGTTGAATTTCTGGCATTTCTGCGGCAGATGCAGGTAAACCTGTGACTAACAATAAACAGCAGAAAATCACCAAAATTCCGCTAAATAACCCCATATATAACCGATTCAAGGATAAAGGATAAAGGATAAAGGATGAAAAACAGACTTGTTGCTTGATTAATTTTTTCAGCAACGAGCCAAATTTGTGCAAACCCCTTGATTGATTTTGGGGGTAAGTTTCAACCTTCATACTTCATACTTCATCCTTCAAAGGTTATTCATCCGTTAGCACCTTTATTTCGCTTGACTGGCTGCTAATTCAGCAATTTTGCCGAAGCTGGTAGGATCTAAAACTGCTAATTGTGCCAACATCTTGCGGTTGAGTTGGATATCAGCTTTTTTCAAGTTGCCAATCAACTGACTGTAGCTTAAACCATGTTGTCTAGCAGCCGCGTTAATCCGAGTAATCCACAAACGGCGGAAATCACGCTTGCGTTTTTTGCGATCGCGGTAGGCACTACGTAGTGCCTTCATTACTTGCTGGTTAGCAGTTCTAAACAGAGTTGAGTGTGAACCGCGAAAACCTTTAGCTAATTTGAGAATTTTATTGCGGCGTTTACGAGCTACGTTACCGCGTTTTACCCGTGTCATGTTCTAATTCCTAAAAAATTTACTCTACAAATAAGGAAGCATCAAGCGTACGTTTTCTTCGTCGCGCTCGTTGACGATGGCCATTTTGGAAAATTTACGTTTTTTGTTAGTGGTTTTATGTTCTAACAAGTGGTTTTTGAACGCTTTGCGGCGGACGATTTTACCGCTACCAGTAGCGCGGAACCGTTTTGCGGCTGCTTTACGGGTTTTTAGTTTAGGCATTTGCTGGCTTTAATTTGACGATTCGACACAATCTATCATTATATACTATTAAATTTGCTGAAATGCCAAGGTGGTTTCAGAAATTAGGGAGTTGGGAATGGGGAGTGTACTTCGACTGCGCTCAGTACCCAGGGAGTGGGAGAGAACAAGATCCCCGACTTCTCAAAGAAGTCGGGGATCTGAAGTATTGCAAGTTCTTGACTTTACTGAGTACTCTTTTTCTTACTCAGCACTCAGCACTCAGCACTCAGCACTCTTCATTGAGGAACTTTCAGGTTTTCTGCACCTTGGGTAACTTTCGCAGAATCAATGCGATCGCCTTGTTGAATTTTGTTGACGACATCAAAGCCTTGGGTGACATAGCCAAATACAGCGTAGTTACCATCCAAGAAACCCAAATCAGCTAAAGCAAAATAAAACTGCGAAGAAGCTGAATCTGGCATTTGCGATCGCGCCATTGCGATCGCACCTTGTTTATGGCTTAACTCTGGTACTGTCTTTACACCTGCC from the Aulosira sp. FACHB-615 genome contains:
- a CDS encoding transporter substrate-binding domain-containing protein, producing MGLFSGILVIFCCLLLVTGLPASAAEMPEIQRRGYFKIAVKDNLPPLGFRDANGNLQGLEIDLAQRLAADLLGKAEAVKLQPVANRDRLSVVLKHQVDFAIARVTATEARSRLVSFSVPYYLDGTYLITKDTSVKEIQDLANRKIAVLNNSDAIAQVRYYLPKAELVGVQSYQEGQEKLENNTATAFAADASVLSGWIKQSPQYRLLPTKLSTAPLSVVMPKGVQYDELRRNVNEAIARYTVKGWLKQRAQYWGLP
- the rplT gene encoding 50S ribosomal protein L20, translating into MTRVKRGNVARKRRNKILKLAKGFRGSHSTLFRTANQQVMKALRSAYRDRKKRKRDFRRLWITRINAAARQHGLSYSQLIGNLKKADIQLNRKMLAQLAVLDPTSFGKIAELAASQAK
- the rpmI gene encoding 50S ribosomal protein L35, translated to MPKLKTRKAAAKRFRATGSGKIVRRKAFKNHLLEHKTTNKKRKFSKMAIVNERDEENVRLMLPYL